From one Dermacentor silvarum isolate Dsil-2018 chromosome 3, BIME_Dsil_1.4, whole genome shotgun sequence genomic stretch:
- the LOC119446068 gene encoding mitotic spindle assembly checkpoint protein MAD2B-like isoform X1, with translation MTEQQASADIVAELLEVAVHNILYSRKLYPEEMFQKSWKYNIPVHLASHPQIVDYIDSCVMTVHKLLQRNELRKMVVHVTDSNHRPLEQFVFEVTVPVEGSSTRSNLSRRQKEEEDSYLLDVEAAARAICLKVTSCDSVLQDNPQGCSFSIQLHVAESTAMRLSLSDDPDDQSFPWIEADDKDIDIPGGSIVPLKCANTTVGKVQLYVVESDVKKPSSS, from the exons ATGACTGAACAGCAAG CTTCAGCGGACATCGTTGCAGAGCTTTTGGAAGTTGCAGTCCACAATATCCTTTACTCGAGGAAGCTCTATCCCGAAGAAATGTTCCAGAAATCGTGGAAGTATAACATCCCGGTCCAC CTGGCATCGCATCCACAGATTGTGGACTACATTGACAGCTGTGTGATGACAGTGCACAAGTTGCTCCAGCGAAACGAGCTACGCAAGATGGTTGTGCACGTTACAGACTCCAACCACAGGCCCCTGGAACAGTTTGTTTTTGAGGTTACCGTACCAGTTGAAGGGTCCTCAACACGTTCTAATCTCTCTAGGCGGCAGAAAGAAGA GGAAGACTCGTACCTGCTTGACGTAGAAGCGGCAGCGCGAGCCATTTGCCTCAAGGTGACTTCGTGTGACTCCGTCCTGCAAGACAATCCACAAG GCTGTTCCTTCAGCATCCAGTTACACGTTGCAGAGAGCACAGCCATGAGGCTATCCTTGAGTGATGATCCAGATGACCAG TCATTCCCCTGGATCGAGGCAGATGACAAGGACATAGACATACCTGGCGGAAGCATAGTGCCTCTCAAGTGTGCGAACACAACCGTGGGAAAG GTCCAGCTCTACGTTGTCGAGAGTGACGTCAAAAAGCCATCATCCTCTTGA
- the LOC119446063 gene encoding 60S ribosome subunit biogenesis protein NIP7 homolog encodes MRCGAHVRGSLLCCAKFFTYCYEMRPLTSEETRTFFDKLSKYISENIKLLIDRPDGTYCFRLHKDRVYYVSEKIMKLANNVARENLISMGTCFGKFTKSGKFHLHITALDYLAPYAKQKVWLKPSAEQQYLYGHHVLKSGLARITENTNTYDGVVVYSMSDIPLGFGVAAKSTQECRRADPMTIVVFHQADVGEYIRSEDTLT; translated from the exons ATGCGGTGCGGAGCGCACGTGCGTGGTAGTTTGTTGTGTTGTGCCAAGTTCTTCACATACTGCTATGAAATGCGTCCTCTCACGAGTGAAGAAACTCGAACATTTTTCGACAAGCTCTCCAAATA CATATCGGAGAATATCAAGCTTCTCATTGATAGGCCAGATGGTACTTACTGCTTTAGGCTCCATAAAGACAGAGTGTATTACGTAAG CGAAAAGATCATGAAGCTGGCCAACAACGTTGCTCGGGAGAACCTCATCAGTATGGGCACTTGCTTCGGCAAATTCACCAAGTCTGGAAAGTTTCACTTGCACATCACTGCCTTGGACTATCTGGCTCCATACGCGAAG CAAAAGGTCTGGCTCAAACCAAGCGCAGAGCAGCAGTACCTCTACGGTCACCATGTGTTGAAGTCTGGTCTGGCAAGGATCACAGAGAACACCAACACATACGACGGTGTTGTTGTCTACTCCATGAGCGACATTCCCCTG GGTTTTGGTGTTGCAGCAAAGTCCACGCAGGAGTGCAGACGTGCGGACCCCATGACCATAGTTGTGTTCCACCAGGCTGATGTGGGAGAGTACATTCGCTCCGAAGACACGCTCACATGA
- the LOC119446068 gene encoding mitotic spindle assembly checkpoint protein MAD2B-like isoform X2, giving the protein MFQKSWKYNIPVHLASHPQIVDYIDSCVMTVHKLLQRNELRKMVVHVTDSNHRPLEQFVFEVTVPVEGSSTRSNLSRRQKEEEDSYLLDVEAAARAICLKVTSCDSVLQDNPQGCSFSIQLHVAESTAMRLSLSDDPDDQSFPWIEADDKDIDIPGGSIVPLKCANTTVGKVQLYVVESDVKKPSSS; this is encoded by the exons ATGTTCCAGAAATCGTGGAAGTATAACATCCCGGTCCAC CTGGCATCGCATCCACAGATTGTGGACTACATTGACAGCTGTGTGATGACAGTGCACAAGTTGCTCCAGCGAAACGAGCTACGCAAGATGGTTGTGCACGTTACAGACTCCAACCACAGGCCCCTGGAACAGTTTGTTTTTGAGGTTACCGTACCAGTTGAAGGGTCCTCAACACGTTCTAATCTCTCTAGGCGGCAGAAAGAAGA GGAAGACTCGTACCTGCTTGACGTAGAAGCGGCAGCGCGAGCCATTTGCCTCAAGGTGACTTCGTGTGACTCCGTCCTGCAAGACAATCCACAAG GCTGTTCCTTCAGCATCCAGTTACACGTTGCAGAGAGCACAGCCATGAGGCTATCCTTGAGTGATGATCCAGATGACCAG TCATTCCCCTGGATCGAGGCAGATGACAAGGACATAGACATACCTGGCGGAAGCATAGTGCCTCTCAAGTGTGCGAACACAACCGTGGGAAAG GTCCAGCTCTACGTTGTCGAGAGTGACGTCAAAAAGCCATCATCCTCTTGA